One Fusobacterium nucleatum genomic window carries:
- a CDS encoding ISL3 family transposase, translating to MISLSLANFIKTILNIQDDNISFPEEDYCQIIQKGNYVIKVFKGFIKSSYCSCPHCNSKNIVKNGSRERNIKFIPFQNYNIELNLSIQRHICKDCKKTFSPSTSIAKDNSNISNNLKYTIAQELQENISLTFIAKKYNLSISSVQRIMDECYSDFKVNKDHLPETMCIDEFKSVKNIDGAMSFVFADYQTKNIIDIVEDRRLNSLTEYFSRFSLEARNNVKYICMDMYSPYISLVKSIFPESEIVLDKFHIVNLVSRAFNQTRISIMNSLKDDSLKRKLKLFWKLLQKYYPDLCQEPYYCPSFKYKLSTKKKVDYLLEKSPELDVNFNIYQDILQAIRHNNFKRFENIVKKNLAKKEKVSKQMLTALKTLKKYMKYIENMFKSNITNGLIEGLNNKIKSIKRTAFGYSNFSNFKKRILIQAGIISISA from the coding sequence GTGATTTCATTGTCTCTAGCTAATTTTATCAAAACTATCTTAAATATTCAAGATGATAATATTTCTTTTCCAGAAGAAGATTATTGTCAGATTATTCAAAAAGGTAATTATGTAATTAAAGTTTTTAAAGGTTTTATTAAATCTAGTTATTGTTCTTGTCCTCATTGTAATTCTAAAAATATTGTTAAAAATGGTTCTAGGGAACGTAATATTAAATTTATTCCTTTTCAAAATTACAATATTGAACTTAATCTTAGTATACAAAGGCATATCTGCAAAGATTGTAAAAAAACTTTTTCTCCTTCTACTAGTATTGCTAAAGATAATTCTAATATTTCTAATAACCTTAAATACACTATTGCGCAAGAACTTCAAGAAAATATTTCTCTTACTTTTATTGCTAAGAAGTACAATCTTTCTATTTCTTCAGTTCAAAGAATTATGGATGAGTGTTACTCTGATTTTAAGGTTAATAAAGACCATTTACCTGAAACTATGTGTATTGACGAGTTTAAATCAGTTAAAAATATTGATGGCGCTATGTCTTTTGTTTTTGCTGATTATCAAACTAAAAATATTATTGATATTGTTGAAGATAGAAGATTAAATTCCTTGACAGAATATTTTTCAAGATTTTCACTTGAAGCTAGGAATAATGTAAAATATATCTGTATGGATATGTATTCTCCATATATTAGTTTAGTAAAATCTATTTTTCCTGAGTCTGAGATAGTATTAGATAAATTTCATATTGTTAATCTAGTTAGTAGAGCATTTAACCAAACTAGAATATCCATAATGAATTCCCTTAAAGATGATTCATTAAAAAGAAAATTAAAACTATTTTGGAAGTTACTCCAAAAATATTATCCTGACCTTTGTCAAGAACCATATTATTGTCCAAGCTTTAAATACAAACTTAGCACTAAGAAAAAAGTGGACTATCTTCTAGAAAAAAGTCCTGAATTAGATGTTAATTTTAATATATATCAAGATATTCTTCAAGCAATAAGACATAATAATTTTAAAAGATTTGAAAATATTGTAAAGAAAAATCTAGCCAAAAAGGAGAAAGTATCTAAACAAATGCTTACAGCTTTAAAGACTTTAAAAAAATATATGAAATATATTGAAAATATGTTTAAATCAAACATTACAAATGGGTTGATAGAAGGTTTAAACAATAAAATTAAGTCAATAAAGAGAACAGCATTTGGATATTCAAATTTTAGTAATTTTAAAAAGCGCATATTAATTCAAGCAGGAATTATATCAATTAGTGCTTAA
- a CDS encoding transposase, with product MYLTLKQQVKYLSKKEFRNLKYLSHIAKNLTNEAIYNIRQYYFKNKKYLSYNENYKILKNSENYKKLNSNMAQQILKEVDGSFKSFFGLLKLAKNGQYDNKKIKLPKYLAKDAFTTLVIGFVRLKDGMLIIPYSNSFRKTHEEIAIKLPPVLKGKKIKEIRIIPKQHSRYFEIQYTYEIEEVQRELNKENGLGIDLGIDNLCTCVTNNGASFLIDSRKLKSINRYYNKINAKLQSIKDKQKIKRTTLRQKRIARKRNNRIEDYLSKAARIIINYCLNNDIGKLVLGYNEDFQRNSNIGSINNQNFVNIPYGKLRDKLIYLCKLYGIEFKLQEESYTSKASFFDGDEIPIYDKENPQEYIFSGKRIKRGLYQTSVGKLINADCNGALNILRKSKVVDLSILYNRGELNTPKRIRVV from the coding sequence ATGTATTTAACATTAAAACAACAAGTAAAATATCTTAGTAAAAAAGAGTTTAGAAATTTAAAATATTTATCCCATATAGCCAAGAACTTAACTAATGAAGCTATATATAATATTAGACAATACTATTTTAAAAATAAAAAGTATTTAAGTTATAATGAAAACTATAAAATACTTAAAAATAGTGAAAATTACAAGAAATTAAATTCTAATATGGCTCAACAAATTCTAAAAGAAGTAGATGGAAGTTTCAAATCATTTTTTGGACTTTTAAAACTTGCTAAGAATGGTCAATATGATAATAAAAAAATTAAATTACCTAAATATCTTGCTAAAGATGCTTTTACAACTCTTGTTATAGGTTTTGTTAGATTAAAAGATGGTATGCTGATTATTCCTTATTCAAATTCATTTAGAAAGACACATGAGGAAATTGCAATAAAACTACCACCAGTATTAAAAGGCAAGAAAATAAAAGAGATTAGAATAATACCTAAACAACATTCTAGGTACTTTGAAATTCAATATACTTATGAAATAGAAGAAGTTCAAAGAGAATTAAATAAAGAAAATGGACTAGGAATAGATTTAGGTATAGATAATCTATGTACTTGTGTTACAAATAATGGAGCTTCATTCCTAATAGATAGTAGAAAATTAAAATCAATAAATCGATACTATAACAAGATAAATGCAAAATTACAAAGTATAAAAGATAAGCAAAAGATTAAGCGCACAACATTAAGGCAAAAGAGAATAGCTAGGAAGAGAAATAATCGTATAGAAGATTATCTTTCAAAAGCGGCAAGAATAATAATAAATTATTGTCTTAATAATGATATAGGAAAACTAGTTCTAGGATATAATGAGGACTTTCAAAGAAATTCAAATATAGGAAGTATAAATAATCAAAATTTTGTAAATATACCTTATGGGAAATTAAGAGATAAATTAATATATCTATGTAAACTATATGGAATAGAATTTAAACTACAAGAAGAAAGTTATACATCAAAAGCGAGTTTCTTTGATGGAGATGAAATCCCAATATATGATAAAGAAAATCCACAAGAATATATATTCAGTGGAAAAAGAATAAAAAGAGGACTGTATCAAACAAGTGTAGGTAAACTCATAAATGCAGATTGTAATGGAGCATTAAATATTCTAAGAAAAAGTAAAGTTGTGGATTTAAGTATCCTATACAATAGAGGTGAGCTGAACACACCTAAAAGAATAAGGGTAGTGTAA